In Pseudomonas sp. PDM14, a genomic segment contains:
- a CDS encoding ABC transporter permease subunit, whose protein sequence is MNDLANNSMTASSNSNQRLDFNTPALQRKRRIRALKDRMARWYVSIGGLAVLGAITLIFFYLAHVVLPMFSGAELEARKAQQPVWLAQQGDALLLAVEEQNKVAMRLNNAGKVQFFTLKDSTALQAYDLPLPAGVAISSVSQDQPGSRRVILGLSNGQALVFEHDYKVTYPDNVKTITPVLVYPFGETPMTLDEQGRALEHVALSQNGDTLMLSASTGAELQLLSITREENMLTGETSLEQKRIALPQIAEPIKAMVIDPRQLWLYVINGKATADVFDLRSNTLNGRYKLLEGEAEVSAVSPLLGGISLMVGDSKGGIAQWFMVRDGDGKAVLTRIRDFKLDGSAITQILPEERRKGFLALDADGTLGIFHSTAHRTLLTEQVAKGASVAALSPRATRVLVESEGQLQRYVVDNAHPEISWSALWGKVWYESYDEPKYVWQSTSANTDFEPKLSLSPLTFGTLKAAFYAMLLAAPLAICAAIYTAYFMAPAMRRKVKPVIELMEALPTVILGFFAGLFLAPYVEGHLPGIFSLLLLTPVGILLAAFGWSRLPEKVRLLVPDGWEAALLIPVILLVGTVSLGMSGHLENWLFAGDMRGWLSNDLGIAFDQRNALVVGLAMGFAVIPNIFSIAEDAVFSVPKSLTFGSLALGATPWQTLTRVVILTASPGIFSALMIGMGRAVGETMIVLMATGNTPIMDMNIFEGLRTLAANTAVEMPESEVGSTHYRVLFLGALVLLSFTFVMNTLAEMIRTRLRKKYASL, encoded by the coding sequence ATGAACGACTTGGCCAACAATTCCATGACCGCTTCTTCGAACAGCAACCAACGGCTGGACTTCAACACTCCGGCCCTGCAGCGCAAGCGGCGTATCCGCGCGCTGAAAGACCGCATGGCGCGCTGGTACGTGTCCATCGGCGGCCTGGCTGTGCTGGGTGCCATCACCCTGATCTTCTTCTACCTGGCCCACGTGGTCCTGCCGATGTTCTCCGGCGCCGAACTGGAGGCCCGCAAGGCCCAGCAGCCGGTGTGGCTGGCGCAGCAGGGCGATGCACTGTTGCTGGCCGTGGAAGAGCAGAACAAGGTGGCCATGCGCCTCAACAACGCCGGCAAGGTGCAGTTCTTCACCCTCAAGGACAGCACCGCCCTGCAGGCCTATGACCTGCCGCTGCCCGCGGGTGTCGCCATCAGCTCGGTGAGCCAGGACCAGCCCGGCAGCCGCCGCGTGATCCTCGGCCTGTCCAACGGCCAGGCACTGGTGTTCGAGCACGACTACAAGGTCACCTACCCGGACAACGTCAAGACCATCACCCCGGTGCTGGTCTACCCTTTCGGCGAAACGCCGATGACCCTGGACGAGCAGGGCCGTGCGCTGGAGCACGTGGCTCTCAGTCAGAACGGCGACACCCTGATGCTCAGCGCCTCCACCGGTGCCGAGCTGCAGCTGCTGTCGATTACCCGTGAAGAAAACATGCTCACCGGCGAGACCAGCCTTGAGCAGAAGCGTATTGCCCTGCCGCAGATCGCCGAGCCGATCAAGGCGATGGTTATCGACCCGCGCCAGCTGTGGCTGTACGTGATCAACGGCAAGGCCACCGCTGACGTCTTCGACCTGCGCAGCAACACCCTCAACGGCCGCTACAAGCTGCTCGAGGGCGAAGCCGAAGTCAGCGCGGTGAGCCCGCTGCTCGGCGGCATCTCGCTGATGGTCGGTGACAGCAAGGGCGGCATCGCCCAGTGGTTCATGGTTCGCGACGGTGACGGCAAGGCCGTGCTGACGCGCATCCGCGACTTCAAGCTGGACGGCAGCGCGATCACCCAGATCCTCCCCGAAGAACGCCGCAAGGGCTTCCTCGCCCTCGACGCCGACGGCACCCTGGGCATCTTCCACAGCACCGCGCACCGCACCCTGCTTACCGAGCAGGTCGCCAAGGGGGCCAGTGTTGCCGCCCTGTCGCCGCGTGCCACCCGCGTCCTGGTCGAGTCAGAAGGCCAGCTGCAACGCTATGTGGTCGACAATGCGCACCCGGAGATCTCCTGGAGCGCACTGTGGGGCAAGGTCTGGTACGAGAGCTACGACGAGCCGAAATACGTCTGGCAGTCGACCTCGGCCAACACCGATTTCGAACCCAAGCTGAGCCTTTCGCCGCTGACCTTCGGTACCCTGAAAGCCGCCTTCTACGCCATGCTTCTGGCTGCGCCGCTGGCCATCTGCGCGGCGATCTATACCGCCTACTTCATGGCCCCGGCCATGCGCCGCAAGGTCAAGCCGGTGATCGAGCTGATGGAGGCGCTGCCGACGGTAATCCTCGGCTTCTTCGCCGGTCTGTTTCTCGCGCCCTATGTCGAAGGTCACCTGCCGGGCATCTTCAGCCTGCTGCTGCTGACGCCGGTGGGCATCCTGCTCGCGGCGTTCGGCTGGAGCCGCCTGCCGGAGAAAGTCCGCCTGCTGGTGCCGGATGGCTGGGAAGCGGCGCTGCTGATCCCGGTGATCCTGCTGGTAGGCACCGTTTCGCTGGGCATGAGCGGGCACCTGGAGAACTGGCTGTTCGCCGGCGACATGCGCGGCTGGCTGTCCAATGACCTGGGCATCGCCTTCGACCAGCGCAACGCTCTGGTGGTTGGTCTGGCCATGGGCTTCGCGGTGATCCCGAACATCTTCTCGATCGCCGAAGACGCCGTGTTCAGCGTGCCGAAGAGCCTTACCTTCGGTTCCCTGGCCCTCGGTGCCACGCCGTGGCAGACGCTGACCCGCGTGGTCATCCTCACCGCCAGCCCGGGCATCTTCTCGGCGCTGATGATCGGCATGGGCCGCGCCGTCGGCGAGACCATGATCGTGCTGATGGCCACCGGCAACACGCCGATCATGGACATGAACATCTTCGAAGGCCTGCGCACCCTGGCCGCCAACACGGCGGTGGAAATGCCCGAGTCTGAAGTCGGCAGTACCCACTACCGCGTGCTGTTCCTCGGTGCGCTGGTGTTGCTGAGTTTCACCTTCGTGATGAACACGCTGGCGGAGATGATCCGTACTCGCCTGCGCAAAAAATACGCCTCGCTCTAA